CGGCACGATGTCGTCGCCGGTCGCGTGGACGCACCACACGGGCACGGGCAGCGGCACCTGCTGGGCCGGGTCGATGCCGGCGTGCTCGCTCGTGGGCACGCCGCCGACGATGCCGGTGACCGTGCCGGGGCCGCCCAGCCCGGCGGTGTACGCGCCGCGCAGGTCCAGGACGCCGGCCTGCGACACGACGTGGGTCAGCAGGCCCTGCCCGCCGGCCCAGGTGGCGAGGTGGCCGCCCGCGGAGTGGCCGACACCGACGACAGGGACGGTGCTCGGGTCGACCCCGAGCACGAGCTCGTCGAGCTCCTCGATCGCGGCCCGCACGTCCTCGAAGGTCTCCGGGTTGCCACCGCCACCACCCGCGCCGTTCCCGACGCGGCGGTACTCGATCGCCCAGGTCGCCCAGCCCTGCTCGACCAGGCTCGGCACCAGCGGACGGGCGTACTCGATGCCGTAGGCGGTCTTCCAGAACCCGCCGTGCACCACCACCGCCACCCCGCGCGGGACGCCCGCGGGCAGGGTGAGCTCGCCGAACTGGCTGGGGTCGCTGCCGTAGTCGTGACGCCGTGGCTCGCGCACTCCCTCGGGCATGGGTGGCACCTCCTCGGGGCCGACGCCCCCACGGACCAGCACGGTCAGGCCGACAGCGGCCGCTCCCAGGGCCGGGAGCGTGAGGAGGGTACGACGCGGCATCCGGGGCACGCGGGTGGTTCGGTCCCATGGGGCGGGTCGGATGGGTCCAGGCGTCCCGTCGCCGGGGTCAGGACCAGTCGCCGGATCGGCCACGCTTCACCTCGCCACGACGCTTCTTGGCATCGAGGCGACGACGCTGTGAGCCGCGGGTGGGCTTCGTGGGTCGCCGCTTCGCAGGCGGCGGGCCGGCCGCGCGGCGGACGAGCGTCGCGAGGCGCTCCCGCGCGGCGCGGCGGTTGGCCAGCTGGGTGCGGTGCTCGGAGGCGGCCACGGTGATCACCCCGTCGACCAGTCGGCCGGCCAGCTGGTCGAGCACCCGGCGGCGTACGTGGTCGGGGAGGGCGGAGCCCGCGACGTCCCACACCAGCTCGACGCGGGAGTCGGCGGTGTTGACGCCCTGCCCGCCCGGCCCCGAGGACCGGCTGAACCGCTCGCTGAGCTCGGACCCCGGGATCACCAGGGTCCGGGTCACGGGCAGGTCGTCGGGCACCGGTCCATCATCGGGAGCCCGGAGCCGGTTTCACCACCCGGGTGGTGAAACCGGCGCTTGTCGACCGGAACTTCATGAGACAAGCGGCAGTTTCACCACTCGGGTGGTGAAACTGCCGGCCCTCAGCCCAGCGCAGCGGGGAGGGTGGCCATCCAGGCCGAGCGGACCTCGAGGAGCGGCAGGTCGAAGAGCCCCTGCAGGTCCACCGAGTCACCGCCGGTGGTGCCGAGCTCGGTGACGGGTACGCCGTGGCGCGCGGCGAGGTCGGTCAGCCGGGCGGTGTCGCCGGCCGGCACGGTGACGAGCACGCGCCCGGTGGACTCGGAGAAGAGCGCGACGAACGGGTCCTCGTGGACCCCGGCGAGCGACACCGAGGCGCCGGTCATCGACGGCAGCGAGGCCTCGAGCAGCGCCTGGGCGAGGCCGCCGTCGGACAGGTCGTGGGCGGAGGTCACGAGGCCGACGGCCTCGTGGAGCAGCGCGGCGAGGGCCTTCTCCCCCTGGAGCGAGAGCGCCGGCGGGCGGCCGCCGAGGTGGCCGTGGACGACGTGCGCCCACTCCGAACCGGAGAGCTCCTCGCGGGTCTCGCCGAGCAGCAGCACGGTCTCGCCGACCGTGGACCACGACGACGGGGTGCGCCGGGTGACGTCCTCGATGACGCCGAGGACGGCGACGACCGGGGTCGGCAGGATCGCGGTCTCGCCGGTCTGGTTGTAGAGGCTGACGTTGCCGCCGGTGACGGGCACGCCGAGCTCGAGGCAGGCGTCCTTGAGGCCACGGCAGGCCTCGGCGAACTGCCACATCACCGACGGGTCCTCCGGCGAGCCGAAGTTGAGGCAGTCGGAGACGGCCAGCGGGGTCGCCCCGCCGGTCGCGACGTTGCGGTAGGACTCGGCGAGGGCGAGCTGGGCCCCGGCGTACGGGTCGAGCTTGGCGTAGCGGCCGTTGCAGTCGGTGGAGACCGAGACACCGAGGTTGGTCTGCTCGTCGATCCGGATCATCCCGGAGTCGGCCGGCTGGGAGAGCACGGTGTTGCCGCGGACGTAGCGGTCGTACTGGTCGGTGATCCAGGACTTGTCGCACAGGTTCGGCGAGGCGACCAGGCGCAGCACGGTCTCCCGCAGCTCCGCGGCGTCGGCCGGGCGCGGCAGCGCCTCCGCGGCGTCGGCCTGGAGGGCGTCCTGCCAGTCGGGGCGGGCGAAGGGGCGCTGGTACGTCGGGCCGTCGTGGGCCACCGAGCGCGGCGGGACGTCGACGACCCGCTCGCCGTGCCAGTCGATCTCGAGGCGACCGGTGTCGGTGACCTCGCCGACGACGACGGCCTCGACGTCCCACTTGGCGCAGATGGCCATGAACGCCGCGACGTCGTCGGGCTCGACGACGGCCATCATCCGCTCCTGGCTCTCGCTCATGAGGATCTCCTCGGGAGCCAGCGTGGAGTCGCGCAGCGGCACCCGGTCGAGCTCGACGTGCATGCCGCCGTCACCGGCCGAGGCCAGCTCGGAGGTCGCGCAGGACAGCCCGGCGCCGCCGAGGTCCTGGATGCCGGCGACCAGGCCGGCGGCGAAGATCTCGAGCGTGCACTCGATGAGGAGCTTCTCCATGAACGGGTCGCCGACCTGCACCGAGGGCCGCTTGGCGGGGCCGTCGGCGTCGAAGGTCTCCGAGGCCAGCACGGAGACGCCCCCGATGCCGTCGCCGCCGGTGCGGGCGCCGTAGAGGATGACCTGGTTGCCCACGCCGGAGGCCTTGGCCAGGTGGAGGTCCTCGTGCTTGAGCACGCCGACGCACAGGGCGTTGACCAGCGGGTTGCCGAGGTAGGTGGAGTCGAAGACGGCCTCGCCGCCGATGTTGGGCAGGCCCAGGCAGTTGCCGTAGCCGCCGACGCCGGCCACGATCCCGGGCAGCACGCGGTGGGTGTCGGGGGCGTCGAGCGGGCCGAAGCGCAGCGGGTCCATCACGGCGACCGGGCGCGCGCCCATCGCGAGGATGTCGCGGACGATGCCGCCGATGCCGGTCGCGGCGCCCTGGTAGGGCTCGACGTACGACGGGTGGTTGTGCGACTCGACCTTGAAGGTCACCGCGTAGCCCTGCCCGACGTCGATGACGCCGGCGTTCTCGCCGATGCCGGCGAGCATCTTGCCGACCGGGGTCTCCTGGGGCAGCTCGCCGAACTGCTTGAGGTGCACCTTGGAGGACTTGTAGGAGCAGTGCTCGCTCCACATCACCGAGTACATCGCCAGCTCCGAGGAGGTGGGACGGCGCCCGAGGATCTCGCGGATCCTGGCGTACTCGTCGGCCTTCAGGCCGAGATCGGCCCAGGGCTGCTCGCGGTTCGGGTCCTCGGCGGCGACGGCGACGGTGTCCAGCACGGGAGAAATCTACCGACCCCCGTCCGCCGCCGGTCAGCCGCGCCCCTCAACCGGCGCCCTCGGCGGCCGATCGGACCGGCCGTCCAGACCGAAACCCCTGCTGACCTGCGAGAACTACATGTCTGTAGTTCGCGGCGAAGCCTGTTACTCGTGTGACTGATGTGGTTATCGTGCTGTGGTCGCTCCGCCAGGGACGACGACTTCCCCCCGCTTCGACTCCGTGCCGCTGGAGCTCCACCATGACCCGACCGGGCCTCGTCCGCACCCGCACCTCCTCGCGCCGCGCCCTCCTGCGGCGCGCCGGCAGCGCCGCCGCCTCCGGGCTGCTCGCGCTGACCGTGCTCGGCGCCGCCCCGTCCGGCACCGCGGCGTACGCCGCCGAGGTCGGTGCTCGTCGCTCCCCCATCGTCGACGGGGGCGTGGTGGTCACGCCGGGCAACTTCACCGGCTACGGCTTCGACCAGTGCCTGGCGCCGGACAGCAAGGCGATGCGCACCTGGTGGAACAACTCACCGTTCTCCGCGGTCGGCATCTACATCTCCGGGAAGTCTCGCGCCTGCCGCAACCAGCCCAACCTCAGCAAGGAGTGGGTGCTCCAGCAGGCCACCCTCGGCTGGCGGCTGCTGCCGATCACCCTGGGCCCGCAGGCCTCCTGCCAGCCGCGCTTCCCGCGCTACTCCGACGACGTGCGGATCAACCCCAAGCCGGGGAGGAAGAAGGACTACCACAAGGCGCTGAAGATGGGCCGCGCCGAGGCGGAGACGACCGTCGCCGATGCCCTCGCGCTCGGCATCGCCGAGGGCAGCACGCTGTGGTACGACCTCGAGGGGTTCGACGCCTCCAACACCGACTGCCGTGAGTCGGCCCTGTCCTTCCTCTCCGGCTGGACCCAGAAGCTGCACCGCCTCGGCTACGTCTCCGGCGTCTACTCCAGCGCCAGCTCCGGCATCGCCGCCCTCGACGACGCCCGGGTCCAGCGCCCGGACCGCTACGTGCTGCCCGACGCCATCTGGATCGCCCGCTGGGACGGGAGGGCCAACACCGACACCACCTACATCCGCGACGACGGGTGGCGCCCCGGCGGCCGGATGAAGCAGTACCGCGGCGGCCACGACGAGACCTGGGGCGGCGTCCGCATCAACATCGACAGCAACTTCCTCGACCTCGGTCGCGGCACCACCGCCCGCGCCGAGAAGGACAAGTGCGGCGGCACGCGCATCAGCTGGCAGGACTACCCGCTGCTGCGCCCCCCGCGGACGAAGAAGAACGGCCAGGAGGTCGTGCCCGACCCGGCCCTGGTCACCACGCTGCAGTGCCTGCTGCGGGAGCGGAAGTACTTCGACGGCGACCTCACCGGCGACTACGGCAGCCGCACCCTCAAGGCCACCCGCGCCTGGCAGGCCGACCGCGGCTTCGACGAGCAGGACCTCTGGTCGCGCCAGCACTGGATGTCGCTGCTGGCCGCCGGCTCCAAGCCGATCCTGAAGTACGGCTCTTCCGGAGACGCCGTACGCCGCCTGCAGCGCACCCTCAACGCCGCCTCGCCCAAGGCGACCCTGGTGGTCACCGGCGTCTACGGCCCCGGCGTCGAGCCGGCCGTGAAGGACTGGCAGGACCGGGTGGGCATGGAGCCCTCCGGGGTCGTGAACAAGCGGGTCTGGCGCAAGCTGCTCAAGGGCGTCCGTAGCTGACGCAGGAGCTGAGGCCGAGCGGGCGCAACCTTCCGTCAGGACGCGCCGGTTCGACCCGTCGCCTGTGCCCGGCCACGGGGAGGGGCGCCGACGCGGGGACGCGGACGGGCGGGCTCACCCCCGGCGGAGGGTGGATGGGCCTGGCCCCCCTGGAGCGACGAAGGAGCGGAAGGGGTGGTTCCCCTCCGCCGGGGGTGGGCCCGACCGGGAGCGGCACCGCCTCGGCGGCCCTCCCCCTGAGGGTCTCGAGGCCCGGCCGGGGCCGGCCTCGCACCTCGACCAGCGACCAGGCGGCGGCTCAGGAGGTCGGCGGGCCGACGAGGAGAGCCAGACCGGTGAGGGCGGCGACGGCGACCAGGCCGGCGGCCAGGCCCTGGGTCGGGGAGCGGACCAGCCAGGCGACCACGCGCTCGAGCGGGCCGGTGGGGTCGGTCGTGCGGAGTCGCCAGGCGTCGGCCAGCGGGTGGCGCCGCTCGACCCACCGGTCGAAGGGCACGGTCGCGAAGGGGGGTACGGCGCAGGCCAGCGCGGCCAGGGTCCGACCCGGCCGCCAGCGCTGGTCGACCGCGACGACGAGCGTGACCACGCCGTACGCGACGAACACGACGCCGTGCAGCATGCCGAACACGCTCACCCCGAGCTCGGTGGTCTCGGTGACGTACTTGAGGAACATGCCGGTGAGCAGCAGCGCCCAGGTGATGGCCTCGGCGACCGCCACGCGGCCGAACAGCAGTGCAGGGCTCATGGTGGAGGTGCGGCTCAGGCGAAGGCGGACTCGACGAGGCTGGTGAAGAAGCCCAGCCCGTCGGTGCCGGAGCCGGTGAGCTCCTCCACGGAGTGCTCGGGGTGCGGCATCAGGCCCACCACGTTGCCGCGCTCGTTGGTGACGCCGGCGATGTCGCGGGCCGAGCCGTTGGGGTTGAGGTCGAGGTAGCGGGCGAGCACCTGGCCCTCGCCCTCGAGCCGGTCGAGGGTGGGCTCGTCGGCGACGTACCCGCCCTCGCCGTTCTTGAGGACGACGGTGATCTCCTGACCCTCGGCGTAGGCGGAGGTCCAGGCGGTGCGGTTGTTCTCGATGCGCAGGCGCTGGTCGCGGCAGACGAACTTGCGGTGGTCGTTGCGGATCAGCGCGCCGGGCAGCAGGTGGGACTCGCAGAGGATCTGGAAGCCGTTGCAGATGCCGAGGACGGGCATGCCCTTCTTCGCAGCCTCGATCACCTCGGTCATGACCGGGGAGAAGCGGGAGATGGCGCCGCAGCGCAGGTAGTCGCCGTAGGAGAACCCGCCGGGCAGGACGACCGCGTCGACACCCCTCAGGTCGTGGTCGCCGTGCCACAGGGCGACGGCCTCCTGGCCACCGATACCGACCGCGCGCGCGGCGTCGACGTCGTCCAGGGAGCCCGGGAAGGTGACGACGCCGATCTTCACGCGGGGCTCCCGGCGGCGGGCGTGACGTCGTCCTCGACGTGGACCGCGAAGTTCTCGATCACGGGGTTGGACAGCAGGGTCTCGGCCATCTTCTCGACCTCGGCGAGGACCTCGGCGGTCACCTCGCCGGCGATCTCGAGCTCGAAGCGCTTGCCCTGGCGGACGTCGGTCACGCCGGAGAAGCCGAGGCGGGGCAGTGCGCCGAGCACGGCCTTGCCCTGGGGGTCGAGGATCTCGGGCTTGGGCATCACGTCGACGACGACACGGGCCACGGGGCAGCTCCTGGCTCAGAGTGGTGACAGCAAGGGGTGGACAACCGGGGGCGAGTCTATCGGGGCCCGCGGACGCTCCGACGGGCGATACCCTCGCGCGATGAGGCGCCCCCGAGCCGCGGCCGTCGTGCCGCTCCTGCTCGTGCTCGGCGCTGCCGTCACCCTCGGGGCCGCGCTCGGCCCCGCCCCCGCCGGGGCGGACGAGGTC
This genomic window from Nocardioides marinus contains:
- a CDS encoding DUF3817 domain-containing protein, whose protein sequence is MSPALLFGRVAVAEAITWALLLTGMFLKYVTETTELGVSVFGMLHGVVFVAYGVVTLVVAVDQRWRPGRTLAALACAVPPFATVPFDRWVERRHPLADAWRLRTTDPTGPLERVVAWLVRSPTQGLAAGLVAVAALTGLALLVGPPTS
- a CDS encoding glycoside hydrolase domain-containing protein, producing the protein MTRPGLVRTRTSSRRALLRRAGSAAASGLLALTVLGAAPSGTAAYAAEVGARRSPIVDGGVVVTPGNFTGYGFDQCLAPDSKAMRTWWNNSPFSAVGIYISGKSRACRNQPNLSKEWVLQQATLGWRLLPITLGPQASCQPRFPRYSDDVRINPKPGRKKDYHKALKMGRAEAETTVADALALGIAEGSTLWYDLEGFDASNTDCRESALSFLSGWTQKLHRLGYVSGVYSSASSGIAALDDARVQRPDRYVLPDAIWIARWDGRANTDTTYIRDDGWRPGGRMKQYRGGHDETWGGVRINIDSNFLDLGRGTTARAEKDKCGGTRISWQDYPLLRPPRTKKNGQEVVPDPALVTTLQCLLRERKYFDGDLTGDYGSRTLKATRAWQADRGFDEQDLWSRQHWMSLLAAGSKPILKYGSSGDAVRRLQRTLNAASPKATLVVTGVYGPGVEPAVKDWQDRVGMEPSGVVNKRVWRKLLKGVRS
- a CDS encoding alpha/beta hydrolase family protein, which encodes MPRRTLLTLPALGAAAVGLTVLVRGGVGPEEVPPMPEGVREPRRHDYGSDPSQFGELTLPAGVPRGVAVVVHGGFWKTAYGIEYARPLVPSLVEQGWATWAIEYRRVGNGAGGGGGNPETFEDVRAAIEELDELVLGVDPSTVPVVGVGHSAGGHLATWAGGQGLLTHVVSQAGVLDLRGAYTAGLGGPGTVTGIVGGVPTSEHAGIDPAQQVPLPVPVWCVHATGDDIVPISQSRSYVEAATAAGGTARLVEVEGDHFTVIDPASDAWATTLTILEAL
- the purQ gene encoding phosphoribosylformylglycinamidine synthase subunit PurQ is translated as MKIGVVTFPGSLDDVDAARAVGIGGQEAVALWHGDHDLRGVDAVVLPGGFSYGDYLRCGAISRFSPVMTEVIEAAKKGMPVLGICNGFQILCESHLLPGALIRNDHRKFVCRDQRLRIENNRTAWTSAYAEGQEITVVLKNGEGGYVADEPTLDRLEGEGQVLARYLDLNPNGSARDIAGVTNERGNVVGLMPHPEHSVEELTGSGTDGLGFFTSLVESAFA
- the arfB gene encoding alternative ribosome rescue aminoacyl-tRNA hydrolase ArfB — translated: MPDDLPVTRTLVIPGSELSERFSRSSGPGGQGVNTADSRVELVWDVAGSALPDHVRRRVLDQLAGRLVDGVITVAASEHRTQLANRRAARERLATLVRRAAGPPPAKRRPTKPTRGSQRRRLDAKKRRGEVKRGRSGDWS
- the purS gene encoding phosphoribosylformylglycinamidine synthase subunit PurS → MARVVVDVMPKPEILDPQGKAVLGALPRLGFSGVTDVRQGKRFELEIAGEVTAEVLAEVEKMAETLLSNPVIENFAVHVEDDVTPAAGSPA
- the purL gene encoding phosphoribosylformylglycinamidine synthase subunit PurL, which codes for MLDTVAVAAEDPNREQPWADLGLKADEYARIREILGRRPTSSELAMYSVMWSEHCSYKSSKVHLKQFGELPQETPVGKMLAGIGENAGVIDVGQGYAVTFKVESHNHPSYVEPYQGAATGIGGIVRDILAMGARPVAVMDPLRFGPLDAPDTHRVLPGIVAGVGGYGNCLGLPNIGGEAVFDSTYLGNPLVNALCVGVLKHEDLHLAKASGVGNQVILYGARTGGDGIGGVSVLASETFDADGPAKRPSVQVGDPFMEKLLIECTLEIFAAGLVAGIQDLGGAGLSCATSELASAGDGGMHVELDRVPLRDSTLAPEEILMSESQERMMAVVEPDDVAAFMAICAKWDVEAVVVGEVTDTGRLEIDWHGERVVDVPPRSVAHDGPTYQRPFARPDWQDALQADAAEALPRPADAAELRETVLRLVASPNLCDKSWITDQYDRYVRGNTVLSQPADSGMIRIDEQTNLGVSVSTDCNGRYAKLDPYAGAQLALAESYRNVATGGATPLAVSDCLNFGSPEDPSVMWQFAEACRGLKDACLELGVPVTGGNVSLYNQTGETAILPTPVVAVLGVIEDVTRRTPSSWSTVGETVLLLGETREELSGSEWAHVVHGHLGGRPPALSLQGEKALAALLHEAVGLVTSAHDLSDGGLAQALLEASLPSMTGASVSLAGVHEDPFVALFSESTGRVLVTVPAGDTARLTDLAARHGVPVTELGTTGGDSVDLQGLFDLPLLEVRSAWMATLPAALG